The Megalobrama amblycephala isolate DHTTF-2021 linkage group LG13, ASM1881202v1, whole genome shotgun sequence genome contains a region encoding:
- the slc50a1 gene encoding sugar transporter SWEET1, translating to MDFLQLLSCACIIFTVGMFTTGLTDLKKMKATQCADNVQFLPFLTTCLNNLGWLYYGLLKGDGTVISVNIIGASLQTLYIITYCHYTKEKRRVYSQTLVMGIVLCVGWVYFTMVIPAGETQLSQLGLACSVFTISMYLSPLADLLDIVRTKSVERLSFSLTVATFFTSTSWTLYGLQLQDYYIMVPNTPGIFTSLIRFFLFWQFGAILSDKPSYKLIQI from the exons ATGGATTTTCTGCAGCTGCTATCATGTGCGTGCATCATATTCACCGTCGGGATGTTCACGACGGGATT GACAGACTTAAAGAAAATGAAGGCCACACAGTGTGCAGATAATGTTCAGTTTCTGCCCTTCCTTACCACATGCTTAAA taATCTAGGTTGGCTTTACTATGGATTACTAAAGGGAGATGGTACGGTGATTTCTGTAAACATCATTGGGGCCTCTTTACAGACCTTATACATCATCACCTACTGTCATTATACCAAAGAGAAG AGGCGAGTCTACTCACAGACGCTGGTGATGGGGATTGTGTTGTGTGTGGGATGGGTGTATTTTACTATGGTGATTCCTGCTGGAGAAACTCAACTCTCTCAGCTGGGCCTCGCCTGCAGTGTGTTCACCATCAGCATGTACCTCTCTCCGCTCGCTGATCTT TTGGATATCGTACGAACGAAGTCTGTGGAGCGCTTGTCTTTTTCCCTGACTGTTGCTACATTCTTCACATCCACATCATGGACGCTGTATGGCCTTCAGCTCCAAGACTATTATATCATG gtaCCCAACACCCCTGGCATCTTTACTAGCCTTATCCGCTTCTTCCTTTTCTGGCAATTCGGAGCTATCCTTTCAGACAAGCCCTCCTATAAACTCATCCAAATCTGA
- the si:dkey-247k7.2 gene encoding uncharacterized protein si:dkey-247k7.2, with protein MAKSGQLVAVLSLCLLAAVVNAQDNTPPPPPGIGNQICTFYTQGGTLLLDGPKVFEMMLIEFGRAIQTLTPMVTQQWMDEVDDDHDKRLNMAECAKLVQRVSDSIQRPPPQ; from the exons ATGGCAAAATCTGGCCAGCTGGTGGCAGTGTTGAGCCTGTGTCTGCTGGCTGCTGTGGTGAATGCTCAGG ACAACACACCTCCACCTCCTCCTGGTATCGGAAATCAGATCTGCACATTCTACACTCAGGGTGGGACCCTCCTTCTGGACGGGCCGAAGGTCTTTGAAATGATGCTGATCGAGTTTGGAAGGGCAATCCAG ACCTTGACCCCAATGGTGACTCAGCAATGGATGGACGAAGTAGATGATGATCATGACAAACGTCTCAACATGGCAGAGTGTGCCAAACTCGTCCAGAGAGTCTCTGATTCCATTCAGAGGCCTCCTCCACAATAA